Proteins encoded by one window of Puntigrus tetrazona isolate hp1 chromosome 25, ASM1883169v1, whole genome shotgun sequence:
- the LOC122330572 gene encoding ankyrin repeat and SOCS box protein 15-like isoform X1 has protein sequence MGHFLDGHDMRDKMNEDDFNDYLLQLSIEESYHEAFAISKTSSSSDENLKLIAAIQTGNTAVIHELKQFPSAFKEVDRNGLLPLHRAAMQPLGKVLEAILVSSQPDLEEKGRNGETALTLATQSGLEENVRILLEHGALPQNPNSKKESPLLLAVRVRSYQMVYALIAHGAVVDQVCSKRWTALHEAAQVGCTDILMLLLRRGGQISARDCHGATPLSVAAECANLEILQILIDSGADVNAQSCKGESVLMDAAGSGNPDCVELLIQHGASPNLASLTGHLPIHRATYEGHYLVLKMLISVTSKTALIESGQSPVHSAADGGHVHCLQLLIDSGFDVNSLLDQTISDNYSDMRRSALYFAVSNGDVTCTEMLLNAGAKPDLDPLHCLLVAVRSGRYEIVRILLSSRADVNCYFTEVNDTVFPTALQYCLKDEEMMRLLLNNGYDVGKCFHCHHDLHFNMGFDWKDIHLRKPCDICDEGDEKIPFCDFMSLYCLVDLSGRAVLILLNYVSRVPLCSRLRPILEKQEEWEEICTILNNPRSLKHLCRLEIRKHMTIKRLYDNVTMDSFPPLIKNYLLYKEYDLT, from the exons ATGGGACATTTTCTAGATGGACATGATATGCGAGACAAGATGAATGAGGATGATTTCAACGATTATCTCCTTCAGCTGAGCATTGAAGAGTCTTATCACGAGGCATTTGCAATATCGAAAACCAG CTCCTCCAGCGATGAAAATCTAAAACTGATCGCTGCAATCCAGACAG GTAATACAGCAGTCATCCATGAGCTCAAGCAATTTCCTTCAGCCTTCAAGGAAGTTGACCGTAATGGACTTCTGCCGCTCCATCGAGCCGCCATGCAACCATTGGGGAAAGTACTGGAGGCGATTCTTG TCTCCAGCCAACCAGACTTGGAGGAGAAAGGTAGGAATGGAGAGACTGCCTTGACTTTAGCAACCCAATCAGGACTGGAGGAAAACGTCAGGATCCTTTTGGAACATGGAGCACTACCACAGAACCCCAACAGCAAAAAGGAGTCTCCACTTCTGCTGG CGGTAAGAGTCCGATCTTATCAAATGGTGTACGCTCTCATTGCACACGGAGCTGTAGTGGATCAGGTATGTTCAAAGAGGTGGACAGCACTGCATGAAGCAGCCCAAGTGGGCTGCACTGACATCTTAATGCTGCTGTTGAGACGTGGCGGTCAAATATCAGCAAGGGACTGTCATGGAGCAACACCGTTGAGCGTAGCGGCAGAATGCGCCAATCTAGAAATCCTGCAAATTCTCATTGATAGTG GAGCCGATGTGAATGCACAGTCCTGTAAGGGTGAAAGTGTGCTGATGGATGCAGCTGGTTCTGGAAACCCAGACTGTGTGGAGCTTCTGATTCAACATGGAGCCTCACCAAACCTGGCCAGCTTGACTGGGCATCTTCCTATTCATCGCGCGACCTATGAGGGCCACTATCT TGTGCTAAAAATGCTGATCTCAGTCACAAGCAAGACGGCTCTCATAGAGTCTGGCCAGAGTCCAGTACACTCTGCTGCAGATGGAGGTCATGTGCATTGCCTGCAGCTCCTGATTGACAGCGGTTTTGATGTGAACTCTCTACTTGACCAAACCATCTCTGACAACTACAGTGACATGCGTAGGAGCGCCCTTTACTTTGCCGTCTCAAATGGAGACGTGACTTGCACAGAGATGCTGCTGAATGCAGGAGCCAAGCCTGACCTGGATCCCCTGCACTGCCTCCTGGTGGCGGTGAGATCTGGGAGGTATGAGATTGTCAGGATTCTCCTGTCCAGCCGAGCTGACGTCAACTGTTACTTCACAGAGGTCAACGACACAGTGTTTCCCACTGCCTTGCAATACTGTCTGAAGGATGAGGAGATGATGCGATTACTTCTTAATAATGGATATGACGTAGGCAAATGTTTCCATTGTCACCATGATCTCCATTTCAACATGGGGTTTGATTGGAAGGACATCCATCTACGTAAACCATGTGATATCTGTGATGAAGGAGATGAGAAAATACCC TTCTGTGACTTCATGAGTCTGTACTGCCTGGTTGACCTGTCGGGACGAGCGGTACTGATCCTACTGAACTATGTCAGCCGCGTCCCCCTCTGCTCACGTCTGAGACCCATCCTGGAGAAACAAGAGGAGTGGGAAGAGATATGCACCATCTTGA ACAACCCACGATCCCTGAAGCACCTCTGTCGTCTGGAAATCAGAAAGCACATGACCATTAAAAGACTGTATGATAACGTTACAATGGATTCTTTTCCACCTCTGATTAAAAATTACCTGCTGTACAAGGAGTATGATCTGACTTAA
- the LOC122330572 gene encoding ankyrin repeat and SOCS box protein 15-like isoform X2 has product MRDKMNEDDFNDYLLQLSIEESYHEAFAISKTSSSSDENLKLIAAIQTGNTAVIHELKQFPSAFKEVDRNGLLPLHRAAMQPLGKVLEAILVSSQPDLEEKGRNGETALTLATQSGLEENVRILLEHGALPQNPNSKKESPLLLAVRVRSYQMVYALIAHGAVVDQVCSKRWTALHEAAQVGCTDILMLLLRRGGQISARDCHGATPLSVAAECANLEILQILIDSGADVNAQSCKGESVLMDAAGSGNPDCVELLIQHGASPNLASLTGHLPIHRATYEGHYLVLKMLISVTSKTALIESGQSPVHSAADGGHVHCLQLLIDSGFDVNSLLDQTISDNYSDMRRSALYFAVSNGDVTCTEMLLNAGAKPDLDPLHCLLVAVRSGRYEIVRILLSSRADVNCYFTEVNDTVFPTALQYCLKDEEMMRLLLNNGYDVGKCFHCHHDLHFNMGFDWKDIHLRKPCDICDEGDEKIPFCDFMSLYCLVDLSGRAVLILLNYVSRVPLCSRLRPILEKQEEWEEICTILNNPRSLKHLCRLEIRKHMTIKRLYDNVTMDSFPPLIKNYLLYKEYDLT; this is encoded by the exons ATGCGAGACAAGATGAATGAGGATGATTTCAACGATTATCTCCTTCAGCTGAGCATTGAAGAGTCTTATCACGAGGCATTTGCAATATCGAAAACCAG CTCCTCCAGCGATGAAAATCTAAAACTGATCGCTGCAATCCAGACAG GTAATACAGCAGTCATCCATGAGCTCAAGCAATTTCCTTCAGCCTTCAAGGAAGTTGACCGTAATGGACTTCTGCCGCTCCATCGAGCCGCCATGCAACCATTGGGGAAAGTACTGGAGGCGATTCTTG TCTCCAGCCAACCAGACTTGGAGGAGAAAGGTAGGAATGGAGAGACTGCCTTGACTTTAGCAACCCAATCAGGACTGGAGGAAAACGTCAGGATCCTTTTGGAACATGGAGCACTACCACAGAACCCCAACAGCAAAAAGGAGTCTCCACTTCTGCTGG CGGTAAGAGTCCGATCTTATCAAATGGTGTACGCTCTCATTGCACACGGAGCTGTAGTGGATCAGGTATGTTCAAAGAGGTGGACAGCACTGCATGAAGCAGCCCAAGTGGGCTGCACTGACATCTTAATGCTGCTGTTGAGACGTGGCGGTCAAATATCAGCAAGGGACTGTCATGGAGCAACACCGTTGAGCGTAGCGGCAGAATGCGCCAATCTAGAAATCCTGCAAATTCTCATTGATAGTG GAGCCGATGTGAATGCACAGTCCTGTAAGGGTGAAAGTGTGCTGATGGATGCAGCTGGTTCTGGAAACCCAGACTGTGTGGAGCTTCTGATTCAACATGGAGCCTCACCAAACCTGGCCAGCTTGACTGGGCATCTTCCTATTCATCGCGCGACCTATGAGGGCCACTATCT TGTGCTAAAAATGCTGATCTCAGTCACAAGCAAGACGGCTCTCATAGAGTCTGGCCAGAGTCCAGTACACTCTGCTGCAGATGGAGGTCATGTGCATTGCCTGCAGCTCCTGATTGACAGCGGTTTTGATGTGAACTCTCTACTTGACCAAACCATCTCTGACAACTACAGTGACATGCGTAGGAGCGCCCTTTACTTTGCCGTCTCAAATGGAGACGTGACTTGCACAGAGATGCTGCTGAATGCAGGAGCCAAGCCTGACCTGGATCCCCTGCACTGCCTCCTGGTGGCGGTGAGATCTGGGAGGTATGAGATTGTCAGGATTCTCCTGTCCAGCCGAGCTGACGTCAACTGTTACTTCACAGAGGTCAACGACACAGTGTTTCCCACTGCCTTGCAATACTGTCTGAAGGATGAGGAGATGATGCGATTACTTCTTAATAATGGATATGACGTAGGCAAATGTTTCCATTGTCACCATGATCTCCATTTCAACATGGGGTTTGATTGGAAGGACATCCATCTACGTAAACCATGTGATATCTGTGATGAAGGAGATGAGAAAATACCC TTCTGTGACTTCATGAGTCTGTACTGCCTGGTTGACCTGTCGGGACGAGCGGTACTGATCCTACTGAACTATGTCAGCCGCGTCCCCCTCTGCTCACGTCTGAGACCCATCCTGGAGAAACAAGAGGAGTGGGAAGAGATATGCACCATCTTGA ACAACCCACGATCCCTGAAGCACCTCTGTCGTCTGGAAATCAGAAAGCACATGACCATTAAAAGACTGTATGATAACGTTACAATGGATTCTTTTCCACCTCTGATTAAAAATTACCTGCTGTACAAGGAGTATGATCTGACTTAA